Within the Comamonadaceae bacterium OTU4NAUVB1 genome, the region ACCGTGATGATGATCGCCAGCGGCAACTTCGACGTGCCGATGGTGTTCGCCGGGCTGTTCCTGCTCGCGGCGATGGGCGTGGCGCTGTATGCGCTGTCCTCCCTGGTCGAGCAGCGCGTGACCGGCTGGTCGCAGCGCAAGACCGACCTGGCGATGGGCTGAGGCCACGACGCCGGCCCCGATTCCGATCCCGATCCCGATCCCTCCCTCACCGAAAGCTCCCATGCCTCACCGTCTCTCCCGCCGGGCCGCTTCCCTGGCCCTCGCCGCGCTGGCGGCGCTCGGCGCCGCCGGCGCGTCCGCGCAGGCCCTCACGCCGATCCGGTTCGTGCTCGACTGGAAGCTCCAGGGCATCCACGCCTGGTACTACCTGGCCGAGGACCGGGGCTACTTCGCCCGGGAGAAGCTGGCCGTGACCATCGACCAGGGCGACGGGTCGTCGGCCACCGTGACCAAGATCATGGCCGGCGCCCATCAGGCCGGCGTCGGCGACGTCAACGCCATCGTGCAGAACGCCGCGGCCCGCCCCGGGGCCGCGCCGGTGATGGTGTACATGCTCTACAACCGCGCGCCGTTCGCGCTGATCGCCAAGGCGGGCGGCCCGGTCCGCACGCTCAAGGACCTGGAGGGCCGCACGCTGGGCACGCCCGCCGGCGGCGCCGCCGCGCGCATGTTCCCGGTCATGGCCGCGCGCGCGGGCATCGACGCGCAGAAGGTGAAGTGGACCAACGTCGCGCCCAACCTGCAGGAGCAGCTGATGCTCAAGGACCACGTCGAGGGCGCGGCGGTGTTCTCGGTCACGAGCTACATGAACCTGGTCGCCCAGGGCGTCGACCCGGACAAGGACATCCGCTGGTTCCACTACGCCGACCACGGCGTCGAGCTCTACGGCAA harbors:
- a CDS encoding ABC transporter substrate-binding protein → MPHRLSRRAASLALAALAALGAAGASAQALTPIRFVLDWKLQGIHAWYYLAEDRGYFAREKLAVTIDQGDGSSATVTKIMAGAHQAGVGDVNAIVQNAAARPGAAPVMVYMLYNRAPFALIAKAGGPVRTLKDLEGRTLGTPAGGAAARMFPVMAARAGIDAQKVKWTNVAPNLQEQLMLKDHVEGAAVFSVTSYMNLVAQGVDPDKDIRWFHYADHGVELYGNGVMVSQQLARDNPQAVAGLVRAIHQAVRDTVADPDAAIASLARREPLLNKDLEKRRLAYALRTVMLTPEVAANGLGDVADARFARSFLQLKEAFDLPRVPTAAEVFDRRFLPPVAERRIAAK